From Rhodococcus sp. B7740:
GGCCACTTGGTGGCGTACAGCACGGCCCCGACGCTGTAGAACACCCCGCCCACGAGCAGCAACAGAAACGGTGCAAAGCCGACGTGCTCGATCAGCGCGGGTGCGACCGGGACGATCGCCCAGCCGAGGAGTAGGTACAGCGGTACTCCGACCCATCGGGGAGCTGTGGGCCACAACATCTTCAGTGCCACCCCGGCGAGGGCCCCGACCCACACGACGACGAGCAGCACGCGTCCGGTCGAGGCGGGTAGACCCAGCACGGCGAACGGGGTGTAGCTACCTGCGATGAACAGGAAGATCATCGAATGATCGGCGCGCTTCATCCAGATCTG
This genomic window contains:
- the trhA gene encoding PAQR family membrane homeostasis protein TrhA; this encodes MTMFGLDEIPVKPRMRGWIHLYAFGVAVVCAITLVTLAFSMVSVSAGVAVSVYSVTVCGVFGVSATYHRVHWKTAASQIWMKRADHSMIFLFIAGSYTPFAVLGLPASTGRVLLVVVWVGALAGVALKMLWPTAPRWVGVPLYLLLGWAIVPVAPALIEHVGFAPFLLLLVGGVFYSVGAVLYATKWPNPWPTTFGHHEFFHAATVLAATCHLVAVWLVLF